The Hermetia illucens chromosome 2, iHerIll2.2.curated.20191125, whole genome shotgun sequence genomic interval aatcaggaacagatcagattttctctgtgcgacaagcgatggaaaagctgttggaatatcatcttttcatcgacatgCCTGAGacgaaacgatggcgtaggccaggatgccaggcagctttgaggaatatcgaatttgtggacctcggcttcTTTTGGGTCCTGTATTATGACGGATGTTCGATAAAACCAGTACAATGCTAGCTTGGTGACCGCATTTGTACTTGTTAAGCtcagaaaattgcgagagaataCCGAAACGAAACGGATACGGATCGTCCCTCAAACAGAAGCCGAGTTATGTTTGCTTCTTGCACTAATTGCATTAACATCCTTCGGAAGGGAATGTTCTACGCAGAACAGGTTTTGTGGAGAAACCAATAAGTAAACCTTCTCAtccagattttttttcattttattattggtCGCGCTTTTCATACGCTGATAACATCAACAGATTAGGGCGGAGCGTACACTGAGGAGATCTTCACAACTTTACTAAATAACTGTACAGCTGTCACAAGTTGCATTTTAcatcttcaattttctgtttttgctCACAAGTTGCATTTTTCGtcttcaattttctgtttttgttcaTGTCTGATATCCTCTTTAACGAAATTTGTAGTTCGCCTTTATGGCTTTCTGACTGAGATGTGTTGCATGGTATGACCATGGATTTTCGCGTTTGTGGATCTCATGACGTCGCTTTTTGATATAAGGCATATGTTTATCTTCTCAGTATTAAGAATGAATGCTAAATGCTGTGGGTGCTGTTGCTGTCCATTTGCGAGGTCTTCCTTGACATAGCGGTGGTTACATTTCCTCATCTGTATCAGTGTAGTGTATGTAACCACCGGGGTGCACACAACGCCCACCGGCGGACTGTCAGTACTTCGGCCTGTTCATTTCCTATATATTCCAATCATCGTGAAGTCAGAAGGCGACACTTTTGAACGTATTACCTAGACTattcagcctggaggatgtcggcCTTAGTGACGCattggttgtcggtcagaataactATGTAAGTGGGGTCCAAATCATGTCCCAACCATTGATATGCCTAAGCATGGAATAGAGTAGCGTATGCTGGACTTGGCTGCACTGTGCATATCTAAGAATAGTCTTCATGCGACTAAACAGAAGAATATTGTATCATAATCTCGCAAGATACCGCAGGTCTTCTACTCTACCCTTGCTAAGAAGCCCAGAACAAAAATTTCACTTAAAGCTAGATTTACGTCTAGCTTAGTTTGTCGGGAATCTCCAGCCCTGCGACAGCtcctctaggatgttactaggCCGTAGACTTCGCGACTCAGAACCCAGACGTATGGAGTCTGAAAACACTGCACACCACATCATATTTAATATAAATGTCCACATTAAAGATTTTCTCCAAGCAGGGCTGCTGAACGCAAGTAACAGGTAACCCTGCAGCTGTTGGGGCCTATTGAGAGTTCAATCGTATTTTTTACTCAGTACCGGTCACCACATAATTGAATAAAGGGCTTCTCTACCGTATGGGCGAGATGGCCGTAGGTGTGTTGATGAGCGGATCACAAACTACCTTATATTATCCAATGAAACCTTCCTTCCTGTATGGGTTGCCTAGAACTACATACAGGGGAAATACGGAGAGAGGGTGAAAGCTTCTAAGAAGATTGCGAGGAGAATTCAAGTGCATGACCAGAAAGCGGTACAAATGGTGCATAGgggtttatggcaaccatataactTAAAAAGCTTGAAAATTGCACATGAGAATCTTTCCATTATATACATCATAATTTCATTCATTGCATTGACACCtgcttttattatatttgaacACTAATGGCTCGGCCTAACTTGTCATATCATTTAGATTTAAAGGAGCACCAAGCAATTCTAAATGCCTTATCCGACCCATTTGTTATCGCTTCGATAATATACGCCTCCGCATGCATCTATGCTTTCAATTTGAGTCAGAATTCAAGGAAATTGCTGAAATTGGAGGAGTCAACTCGCCTGTTTTGTGGTTGTTACTATAACTTGTCGCTAGGAAATTTTTGTATCCCCATTTTGATTTATCCTTTGGATGACTGAATATTGGTTAGCAgagaaaaggaaatttttccattttagcTTGACTTGAAAACAAGTCTGGTTCCATTTTTATATTGTTTCCCAAATTAATCCTACATTTTTTTAATCAGGTCCAAATAGCTAATAattagtaaatctatgaaaATAAGAAGCAAAAGCAACAATCAAATAAATATATCCCTGGCTTCTactctattttattttatttctagcAAGAACCTCAGATTTCTATGGAAATGCTTTCCATATACTCGTCTTTTCATGATTTGATAACTTTTTACATTTTAATGCCCGTTAACAGTTCGCCTTCGTACAATTTTGGTTTTTGTATAATTGAATCATAACAATATTTCTGGAAATCGAGATGAATGTttgttatttccccaacaaaaCTTAATACAAGTTAGTCACTGCTGTAAGAGAAATTCTTGTCTAGGCTGGAAAAAATGTATTACCTTCGACATTGGGTGTAGATATGTATCTTTTCCAATAAAAATTTGTTcaattaaaatatataatgtatgtattattatatttgcctCTCAGTTGTTTTGCTTGGGCAAATAAATATCTGTTCCTCTAATAAGATTCCTTGATAGGAATACTTGAAATTCCAAAACCAACAAGCTCCCAACGATAATGAAATTCGGCCCAATTTTAAAAAACTCTATTATTCAAATGGAGTATCTTCGAACACgttcaaaaacaaataaatcaacTTTTTCCCACGCAAATTAGATTACAAATGTTTTGAAAGTACGTACACATGTTCGAACACAAGTTTCAATGTCACACGTAGCGGCTGACTAAAAGGCGACCAGAGAAAAGTAATAGATGCAAATGGTTTCCGATAGATAAAGAAGCCACTTATTGAACTATTATCAGCCAGCTTGTGGGGCAGCCATTACTTAGTCATCTAAACAATTCAACGATTACGGCCATAAATAGATCAACGCATAAATCATTGTTCGAAGGCGCATATCCTCCTTAGAGTCAATTTGCGATGACCTTATTTTTGCATAATGTCCGAGCACTTCTACCGTATGTGAGCGTATTATGGAAGCGCTTTATACGGAAAAATCCGTGCAACTTTTTAATGTACCATGAGTGCAAGTAATTTCTCAACAAACATTTCATTGTTTGATAACGGCAGCAAATGCGGTAATATAAGGTAAGTCCCAATATGCCATATGAATTTCAATTATCGGATCTTCTGAAATGGCTTTTTGCGAAATGAATCCGTCGAACGCAAAGAAATCGAAGAATCGGTTCACTTCGAATGCAGTTTGCTTTCGGTATAAATATGAGACTCGCCAATTTGTTAGACATATTCGTTCAAGCGTCTTATTCAGATCaacacaaaaaaccttaaacctAAACAACATGTTCAAGTCAGTAAGTACATAGAGAAAGGATAATGTCTGGGAGTTACAGATAAATCCAATGTGACAGATTTAAAAAATTAGAAAGTTTAATTGATGGTAGTCTTATCGTTTTCCTAAATTTAatcatttttttgttattccaGATCATTGTTCTTGCCGCCATTGTCGCTTGCGCCTTTGGAAAACCATCAGGACTCGTTGCCCCAGTAGCATACAGTGCTCCAGTTGTAGCTGCCTCCCCAGCTGTTGTCACTGCTTCCAGCTCCCAAGTTGTCGCTCGTAACTACAATGGAATTGCTGCTCCTTTGGTTGCTGCTGCTGCCCCAGTCGCCTATGCCGCTCCAGCTGCCTATGCCGCCCCAGCTGCTCTAGCTGCTCCTCTTGCCGCTGCTCCATTGGCTTACAGTGCTCCAGCTATTGCTGCTCCACTTGCTTACTCAGCTCCAGCTTTGGCTGCAGCCGCTCCACTCACATACGCTGCCCGCTATGCTACAGGATTTGCTCCAGCCGCATATGCAGCTGCCCCAGCTTTGTGGTAATTTACCAGAACAAAGACTGATTTGTGGTTGTCATTTTTTTGTGATGATTAAAGAATAATTGAAAACAATAGAGTAATTACTATTTAACTTATGTTTAATGTTTAAAAACATGAAACTAATTTGGATGGGTGAAATAATTGAAGAATTGGATGGAGATTCAGGTAAGTGTCGTACttacagcaccagcttctgccgcttccatggtgcaggaaagatatcctcggacatgcacgtttcgaacagctccgcgaacatatccgatcTACATTTGAGTCGCTCTGTTGtcacctattcgactgcagatttccagcagcttgtccctggtgactggtggaatcagcGTGACATTCAGAGGGCGCTGCacaaataacccctggattattttcaacaagagtatagggcacgtgatctgcggagaagaTTGGCCTCAGAATCGTCCTGTCActattttataggcgctacggctttatgtccgcttccgaacagagctccttaaaacattccctcttactccactAGACGGTCAGCtggaggttcttgcgggcttccctataggcatgctccttttgcccacgaccgatcctacctattgccctttgggctgttcgtctggctctgtgtcAAATCCATCGAAGGCTAACAAATTGATTATTCCACCAACAATTCGGTCTTCTGATGGAGAACAAGCATCTCccaggcatcgacgcgtcacatgctttagagatgctttgtgtgacatggagaactCTATccatggaggtgcctgctttgctaggcaggtctaaccacacctccatgaatgtttgctcatccatcgcttttgcagaccttcctggtgttcttttggatttcggcttccggggtgtgatctcctgccttgtggcttcgtgcttagttcaaaggtgattgcctggcgGTCGCGGTaggtgaagtcctcgctaacttgccaagaCATGTCacatgccagcgcagggctcACAAAagccagatctacaattgaaccagttccccctttccgataagtgtttacatcatcttcgttgaccagaactatatccaactgggcgaatgcttcttaTAAGCACAGCCCCGCTGGGTACGTCTCTCTCCTATCCGACTCGATGgctcacgcattaaagtcaccggctattacCTTTGGACTTCTTCGACTTCTTcgccttgcgtcgtgaacaaaatCGTATAACAGGTCTCCTCTGGATGTTATCTCTTTGAGATCCTTTCACtctatatagatctcatgtttttgggaacgaaccgcgacattctctccaagtgagtttataacttggttacgaaagccgtcagttgttcccacgctggatttttccaactcaaacatgagatcccctttctgggtcctccggattttagtgacatttccgcctaggtctttttgGTCGGGATCTGATTTGACTTTTCAGTATCTTAGTTAGGGTTCAGTATCTGCGTTAGGTTTCCTtggctggagattacaattgcctccgcgcgaattcgcaccttttatttcttgttccttttttgTTCATGGCCTTAATCAAACTaccgttcttattttccttcggtttcgcttcgctagccgacattcctactttgggcccttctgaacttttagttccatttATTGGACTGATCAAGATCCCTTTTGTCCTCTTCAGTGCCCGTTGATTCCCCAATgcttccccctctttgtctcgcactctcttACTTGACCGAAGCTCGATGACCtagtgctttggtgtcacttgggtcgcctgtgacaatgttggggctgggatgtccgACTTTTCTCTacgctttctttctttttattttcgcgACCTAAataccctgatggctctcaccatgttcttaatggcttgatgcacgttgtgcttattATTGATGAATTCGAGCAGCtgaactattttagtcccaagctgcataaaaagtagttcttctgggtgaGGGCTCTGTTCACGGTAAGTCTttgccagattactccttttacagactccttcactttttcaattgctaagcTTCATgagcttcctctttttctggCTTTGCTATTGGAGGAGATCCTAAAATTgataagcttctcctgaatgatcTATTTGCTGTTTCTGGCTTGGCCAGCTGTTCCCTTTTATCACATCATTCTTTACCTTTGCAGTTAgcgttcttggcagagttgtgcttcattTAAACACCTCCTTataatctaaaacacttgtagtattagatgttacggtggccaagttgcccactaccgaggcactgcggtcgagggatatcgacggtccGGAGCCCGCTTGGTCACTCTCAAAAGCGGGCGGTATTGGGGTTCTGAacctctgcaccgtaactttactccttctcaattcgtccatgctGATTTAATTTTCTAGGTTTCCttctcatagccattttggtccacataccagagatgagcaagcaCTAACCCATGcaaagccaaaaaagaaacgTGTATgatcacatatttacacatcaatagatatgccctaatccgccacctggggtcgcacctaatgggagatctggcaactccttaataatcgttggagcaacaatccatattggatcagggccttgaagtgtgttagagcacttcattcaagaccgtaacggtacactatagtagactgtaggagacaatgtggtcagcattgcgctgacAACTCCCTACAGGCGCGAAATGATCGTCTCCACTTGAAAGGGTTTTACCAAGAGAATTTGAAGCTGTTCCCCTCCATTAACAAATCTCGGGTCCTCGTATACACTCAGGACAGAAGAGAGAAtcgtcatgtccaaaacgatgtaaatacctgCAGTATGCATCATGCTCAATTAGAAACTGGGTCAAGTGGACATCTCCATGGCTGCGCATAATCCCAAGATGGATAATTGGAATCATTCTGTGCGTCCACCTCCCTTTGAGAAAATTGTCCCACCGTTCTTGCCACACCCAGATTGTGCGCGCTCTCTCTTCTAGTCGTTGATCTTCGGCATTATGGTCACTGCATGCTTTCAAACTGTGCAGTGTTTGCTTCCCCCCggccaaaatatcaatggggACCATTCCCGCGACTACGAAAGCTGCTTCGTCTAATGTTGGCATTacgctgagttgaaagcattcctcacgaCGAACGTGCTGCTAATGTATTTTTTAGTATCGCCCTGCCACTATATACCTACAATTGCTTCCTCTCCCAGATTGACTATTGCGTTGATACCGTCCACTGTTGATCGGCCGGC includes:
- the LOC119648303 gene encoding cuticle protein 16.5-like yields the protein MFKSIIVLAAIVACAFGKPSGLVAPVAYSAPVVAASPAVVTASSSQVVARNYNGIAAPLVAAAAPVAYAAPAAYAAPAALAAPLAAAPLAYSAPAIAAPLAYSAPALAAAAPLTYAARYATGFAPAAYAAAPALW